The following proteins are co-located in the Oenanthe melanoleuca isolate GR-GAL-2019-014 chromosome 4, OMel1.0, whole genome shotgun sequence genome:
- the HNRNPDL gene encoding heterogeneous nuclear ribonucleoprotein D-like, translated as MEDATEMSGGQEEFAEGSKINASKNQQDDGKMFIGGLSWDTSKKDLTEYLSRFGEVVDCTIKTDPVTGRSRGFGFVLFKDAASVEKVLELKEHKLDGKLIDPKRAKALKGKEPPKKVFVGGLSPDTSEEQIKEYFGAFGEIENIELPMDTKTNERRGFCFITYTDEEPVKKLLESRYHQIGSGKCEIKVAQPKEVYRQQQQQQKGGKSNSSGGRGGGRGRGRGQGQNWNQGFNNYYDQGYGNYNSAYSDQSYSGYGGYDYSGYNYPNYGYGPGYTDYSGQQSTYGKASRGGGNHQNNYQPY; from the exons GAAAATGTTCATCGGAGGCCTCAGCTGGGACACCAGCAAGAAGGACCTGACGGAGTATCTCTCGCGGTTCGGCGAGGTTGTGGATTGCACCATCAAAACAGACCCGGTCACTGGGAGGTCGAGGGGGTTTGGGTTCGTGCTCTTCAAGGATGCTGCCAGCGTGGAGAAG GTGTTGGAACTGAAGGAACACAAACTGGATGGGAAGTTAATAGATCCTAAAAGGGCAAAAGCGCTGAAAGGGAAGGAGCCACCCAAAAAAGTGTTTGTTGGTGGGCTGAGTCCGGATACATCTGAAGAACAGATTAAGGAGTACTTCGGTGCTTTTGGCGAG ATTGAAAATATTGAACTTCCCATGGACACGAAGACAAATGAAAGGAGGGGGTTTTGTTTTATCACATACACAGATGAAGAGCCAGTAAAGAAGTTACTAGAGAGCAGATACCACCAGATTGGTTCAGGCAAG TGTGAGATCAAAGTAGCACAGCCCAAAGAGGTgtacagacagcagcagcagcagcaaaaaggagggaaaagcaatTCTTCTGGTGGACGTGGAGGCGGAAGGGGGCGTGGACGGG GTCAGGGACAAAACTGGAACCAAGGATTTAATAACTATTATGATCAAGGCTATGGGAATTACAACAGCGCTTACAGTGATCAGAGCTACAGTGGCTATGGAGGCTACGACTACTCGGGGTACAACTATCCCAACTATGGATATGGGCCGGGATACACAGATTACAGTG GCCAACAAAGCACGTATGGGAAGGCGTCCCGTGGCGGCGGCAACCACCAAAACAACTACCAGCCGTACTAG